In Gordonia phthalatica, one genomic interval encodes:
- a CDS encoding NUDIX hydrolase, producing the protein MSDTTVRVEVLTAVFQVREPEASAPVLQVLLRRCEKVGWSLPGGPIVDRETLGAAAVRWLGTRAGLTRVAHLEQLSVFSDPDRVPEERTVASTFMALVPSDIPAETGADIEAEWFDVDDLPPLAYDHRDIVDLARARLAGKLSYTNIAFALAPSQFPMSELAEIYGAALGYPVDSTNLLRVLSRRGVVVATGTVGRTGGKGGRPPALYAFADTHLRVTDEFAALRPPM; encoded by the coding sequence ATGTCCGACACCACCGTCCGCGTCGAGGTGCTCACCGCCGTCTTCCAGGTCCGCGAACCCGAGGCCTCCGCTCCCGTGCTGCAGGTGCTGCTCCGCCGGTGCGAGAAGGTCGGGTGGTCACTGCCGGGCGGTCCCATCGTCGACCGCGAGACGCTCGGAGCCGCCGCGGTCCGCTGGCTCGGCACCCGCGCGGGCCTGACCCGCGTGGCGCATCTGGAGCAGCTGTCGGTGTTCTCCGACCCCGACCGCGTTCCGGAGGAACGAACCGTGGCGTCGACGTTCATGGCGCTGGTCCCCAGCGACATCCCCGCCGAGACCGGGGCGGACATCGAGGCCGAGTGGTTCGACGTCGACGACCTCCCGCCGCTGGCCTACGACCACCGCGACATCGTCGACCTCGCGCGGGCACGCCTGGCCGGAAAGCTCTCGTACACGAACATCGCGTTCGCGCTGGCGCCGAGCCAGTTCCCGATGTCCGAACTGGCGGAGATCTACGGCGCCGCGCTCGGCTATCCGGTCGACTCCACGAATCTGCTGCGAGTCCTCTCGCGCCGCGGCGTGGTGGTCGCGACCGGCACTGTCGGACGCACCGGCGGCAAGGGCGGACGACCGCCCGCCCTGTACGCGTTCGCCGACACGCACCTGCGCGTCACGGACGAGTTCGCGGCCCTTCGTCCCCCGATGTGA
- a CDS encoding DUF2567 domain-containing protein has translation MNMRRVVVVVLSLLVLSAVVGGLWVLLAPTPEIIVEKPGSGRYASEADPAKLFSALAVFAFLSFGLGVVIALVSWFGLRFTRGPAGLAFVAVMSIATSALAVQIGTQLGRLVHGEIDLNVPGTYRGTVNLWIENDVGPSWILLICAPAAAILIYLVCVISSNHADLGVGDDVEQTPPPVLVGAGVASPVDGFVPIDSGASGTSDGPVTSGDEGPRTRP, from the coding sequence ATGAACATGCGTCGGGTGGTCGTCGTCGTACTCTCGCTGCTCGTCTTGTCCGCGGTGGTCGGTGGACTGTGGGTGCTGCTGGCGCCCACGCCCGAGATCATCGTCGAGAAGCCGGGGAGCGGGCGCTACGCCTCGGAGGCCGACCCGGCGAAACTGTTCTCCGCGCTGGCGGTCTTCGCGTTCCTGTCATTCGGACTCGGCGTGGTGATCGCCCTGGTCTCCTGGTTCGGGCTGCGGTTCACCCGCGGTCCGGCCGGGCTGGCCTTCGTCGCCGTGATGTCGATCGCGACGTCGGCACTGGCCGTCCAGATCGGCACTCAGCTCGGTCGTCTGGTGCACGGTGAGATCGACCTGAACGTCCCGGGCACCTACCGCGGCACGGTGAACCTGTGGATCGAGAACGACGTCGGCCCCTCCTGGATTCTGCTGATCTGTGCGCCTGCGGCCGCGATCCTGATCTACCTGGTCTGCGTCATCTCCAGCAACCACGCCGACCTGGGTGTCGGCGACGACGTCGAGCAGACACCGCCTCCAGTGCTCGTCGGCGCGGGCGTCGCCTCGCCGGTCGACGGTTTCGTCCCGATCGACTCCGGTGCGTCCGGGACGTCGGACGGACCGGTCACATCGGGGGACGAAGGGCCGCGAACTCGTCCGTGA
- the nadA gene encoding quinolinate synthase NadA — MPDPRHSIPPAYGGVEPDAAWVEEIKRLAEARNATILAHNYQIPAIQDIADHTGDSLALSRIAAETDADEIIFCGVHFMAETAKILSPEKRVLIPDERAGCSLADSITADDLRAWKADYPDAVVVSYVNTTAEVKGLTDICCTSSNAVDVVRSIDPDRDVLFLPDQFLGAHVKRETGRDNIHIWAGECHVHAGINGSELTEQTEAHPEAELFIHPECGCATSALYLAGEGIVPEDRVKILSTGGMIDAARQSKSGQVLVATEVGMLHQLRQAAPEIDFRAVNEKAACPYMKMITPAALLRCLTEGRDEVFVAPDVAERARRSVERMIAIGNPGSGE; from the coding sequence ATGCCCGATCCGCGTCACAGCATTCCGCCCGCCTACGGCGGCGTGGAGCCCGACGCCGCGTGGGTCGAGGAGATCAAGCGTCTCGCCGAGGCGCGCAACGCCACGATCCTGGCGCACAACTACCAGATCCCCGCGATCCAGGACATCGCCGACCACACCGGCGATTCGCTGGCCCTCTCGCGGATCGCCGCCGAGACCGACGCCGACGAGATCATCTTCTGCGGCGTCCACTTCATGGCGGAGACCGCCAAGATCCTGAGCCCCGAGAAGCGGGTGCTGATCCCCGACGAGCGCGCGGGCTGTTCGCTCGCAGACTCCATCACCGCGGATGATCTGCGCGCATGGAAGGCCGACTACCCCGATGCCGTGGTCGTGTCGTACGTCAACACGACTGCCGAGGTCAAGGGCCTCACCGACATCTGCTGCACGTCGTCCAACGCGGTCGACGTCGTCCGCTCCATTGATCCCGATCGCGACGTGCTGTTCCTTCCGGACCAGTTCCTGGGCGCGCACGTCAAGCGTGAGACCGGCCGGGACAACATCCACATCTGGGCCGGCGAGTGCCACGTCCACGCGGGCATCAACGGCAGCGAGCTCACCGAGCAGACCGAGGCGCACCCCGAGGCGGAGCTGTTCATCCACCCGGAGTGCGGCTGCGCGACGTCGGCGCTGTACCTCGCGGGCGAGGGAATCGTGCCGGAGGACCGTGTCAAGATCCTGTCGACGGGCGGCATGATCGACGCCGCACGACAGTCGAAGTCGGGCCAGGTGCTGGTCGCGACCGAGGTCGGCATGCTGCACCAGCTGCGGCAGGCCGCGCCGGAGATCGACTTCCGCGCCGTCAACGAGAAGGCCGCGTGCCCGTACATGAAGATGATCACCCCGGCTGCGCTGCTGCGCTGCCTCACGGAGGGGCGCGACGAGGTGTTCGTCGCACCCGATGTCGCTGAGCGGGCACGCCGTTCGGTGGAGCGGATGATCGCCATCGGCAATCCCGGCAGTGGAGAATAG